A genome region from Chengkuizengella sp. SCS-71B includes the following:
- a CDS encoding CDP-alcohol phosphatidyltransferase family protein — translation MNLPNLITLFRFTLIPVYLIFFINDKMMIAFLVVVAAILSDILDGYIARKREMVTEVGIMLDPLADKLMMVTVFVSLLYEQLIPWQAAIAIFLRDIGMVIGGFFYHFQGKKTVPANVMGKLTTILYYSAIFFIILNLKFSVSFLWIVIIFSFITSIIYIFQFKSLNQNIPKKAN, via the coding sequence ATGAATCTACCTAATTTGATTACGTTGTTTCGTTTTACTCTCATTCCAGTCTACTTAATTTTCTTTATTAACGATAAAATGATGATTGCCTTTCTTGTTGTTGTGGCTGCCATTTTAAGTGATATTTTAGATGGATATATTGCTCGAAAAAGAGAGATGGTAACAGAAGTAGGAATCATGTTAGATCCACTAGCAGATAAATTAATGATGGTTACTGTATTCGTTTCTCTCTTGTATGAACAGCTTATACCATGGCAAGCAGCGATAGCCATATTTTTGAGGGATATAGGAATGGTGATTGGCGGTTTTTTTTATCATTTCCAAGGAAAAAAAACCGTACCTGCTAATGTTATGGGAAAGCTGACAACGATTTTATATTACTCCGCCATTTTTTTTATTATACTCAACTTAAAATTTTCCGTATCTTTTCTGTGGATCGTCATCATTTTTTCGTTTATAACTTCGATTATTTATATATTTCAGTTTAAGTCACTAAATCAGAATATACCCAAGAAAGCGAATTAA
- the spoIID gene encoding stage II sporulation protein D — MKTHRFILWFALWAGLLLFASFIIPAILVNEKEENFNMTSTQDELKNGIIEQENPIYVPIYMTNEKKIEVLPLETYVRGVIAAEMPIEFELEALKAQAIAARTYIFRRMVDQDFSNVPVEGAYVTDTVSHQVYLSEDKLIQKWTGDLYEKNMEKINRAVYETRGLVVTYDDHPINSTFFSTSNGYTENSEDYWNVELPYLRSVESPWDAEISPKFKNTLVLSSNQFFNKLKINPAQRASTGQSLFKILEWSEGHRIKKIAIGDVILTGREVRERLGLSSSQFEMVMVDNQVQITSYGYGHGVGMSQWGANGMAMEGSTAEEILLYYYQGIEVKRVNPTL; from the coding sequence ATGAAAACTCATCGCTTTATTTTGTGGTTTGCTTTGTGGGCGGGTTTGCTTTTGTTTGCTAGTTTCATTATTCCTGCCATTCTAGTAAATGAAAAAGAAGAGAATTTCAACATGACGAGTACACAAGATGAATTGAAGAATGGAATCATAGAACAAGAAAATCCAATATATGTGCCCATTTATATGACAAATGAGAAGAAGATTGAAGTGCTTCCACTTGAGACCTACGTTAGAGGAGTGATTGCTGCTGAAATGCCCATTGAATTTGAGCTTGAAGCCTTAAAAGCACAAGCGATTGCAGCCAGAACTTATATTTTTAGAAGAATGGTAGATCAGGATTTTAGCAATGTGCCTGTTGAAGGGGCTTATGTCACAGACACAGTTTCACATCAGGTATATTTATCTGAGGATAAGCTGATACAAAAATGGACGGGAGATCTTTATGAGAAGAATATGGAGAAAATTAATCGAGCGGTTTACGAAACGAGAGGTCTTGTAGTCACTTATGATGATCATCCAATAAACTCCACTTTTTTTTCTACTAGTAATGGTTATACAGAAAATTCTGAAGATTATTGGAATGTAGAGCTTCCTTATTTACGTAGTGTAGAAAGTCCATGGGATGCAGAGATTTCACCTAAGTTTAAAAATACGTTAGTATTATCCTCTAATCAGTTTTTTAACAAATTAAAAATTAATCCCGCTCAAAGGGCATCTACAGGTCAATCGTTGTTTAAAATATTAGAATGGTCAGAAGGACATAGAATTAAAAAAATAGCGATTGGTGATGTGATTTTAACAGGTAGAGAAGTCAGAGAGAGATTAGGTCTTTCATCTTCACAATTTGAAATGGTAATGGTAGACAACCAAGTTCAAATCACTTCATACGGTTATGGACACGGGGTTGGAATGAGTCAATGGGGAGCCAATGGAATGGCTATGGAAGGCAGTACTGCAGAAGAAATTTTATTATATTATTATCAAGGAATTGAGGTTAAGAGAGTGAATCCAACTCTTTGA
- the spoIIID gene encoding sporulation transcriptional regulator SpoIIID yields MHDYIKERTIKIGRCIVETKKTVRTIAKEFGVSKSTVHKDLTERLPEINPDLANQVKEILEYHKSVRHLRGGEATKIKYKKNKTKSASPS; encoded by the coding sequence GTGCACGATTACATCAAAGAGCGAACCATTAAAATTGGTCGTTGCATTGTGGAAACCAAGAAAACGGTTCGTACGATAGCGAAGGAATTTGGAGTATCAAAAAGTACGGTGCACAAGGATTTGACAGAAAGACTGCCCGAAATTAACCCGGATTTGGCCAACCAAGTAAAAGAAATTTTAGAGTACCACAAATCAGTTCGCCATTTAAGAGGAGGTGAAGCCACAAAGATCAAATACAAAAAAAATAAAACAAAATCCGCCTCACCTTCATAG
- a CDS encoding M23 family metallopeptidase has product MNDNKKENQHEQTPENKEGATNVQAGSWKRFFGKKWVFPAMYLAAVVLIVSFMVYFQSNDQTSLTDPELGLEVSDEMNNSSDSELDVPVTVSAESIAWPVDNRDDLEIIRHFYDENGDNESKQAAVVEFDGTMTPSIGISLSHPDDETFDVLAALSGKVTRIEKIPVAGNIVEIMHEDGLKTVYQSLTEIQVEMDQEVQQGDKIAEAGTNELDKEFGVHLDFEIYQNGEAVNPEQLIQSNE; this is encoded by the coding sequence ATGAATGATAATAAAAAAGAGAATCAGCATGAACAAACTCCTGAAAATAAAGAGGGAGCTACAAATGTTCAAGCTGGATCATGGAAAAGGTTTTTCGGTAAGAAATGGGTATTTCCGGCTATGTATTTGGCAGCGGTTGTTTTAATTGTTAGTTTCATGGTCTATTTTCAAAGCAATGATCAAACTAGTTTAACAGATCCAGAGTTAGGATTAGAAGTTTCTGATGAAATGAACAATTCGTCTGATTCAGAATTAGATGTCCCAGTTACTGTATCCGCAGAATCTATTGCATGGCCAGTAGATAACAGAGATGATTTAGAAATTATTCGTCATTTTTATGATGAGAATGGCGACAATGAAAGCAAACAAGCTGCGGTTGTTGAGTTTGATGGGACGATGACTCCAAGTATAGGGATTTCACTATCACATCCTGATGATGAAACTTTTGATGTATTAGCAGCTTTAAGTGGGAAAGTTACTAGAATTGAAAAAATTCCAGTTGCAGGAAATATAGTAGAAATTATGCATGAAGATGGTTTGAAAACTGTATATCAAAGTTTAACTGAAATACAGGTTGAGATGGATCAAGAAGTGCAACAAGGAGATAAAATAGCAGAAGCAGGAACAAACGAGCTTGATAAAGAGTTCGGCGTTCATCTTGATTTTGAGATTTATCAAAATGGCGAAGCAGTAAATCCAGAACAACTTATCCAAAGCAATGAATAA
- a CDS encoding DUF350 domain-containing protein, translating into MIIVDLLISVIVITVLQLIGMVVFSLITPFNDLEELKKGNTAVGLAFGGKFLGTAIILGVSAYTNTSILHMALWFLVGYLCLLMTYYIFDWVTPGLKLSDHLQKGNVAIGVLLAFVYLGIGFAVSSLII; encoded by the coding sequence GTGATAATAGTAGATTTATTGATTAGTGTTATTGTGATTACTGTACTACAGTTGATAGGCATGGTTGTTTTTAGTTTAATCACTCCTTTTAATGATTTGGAAGAATTGAAAAAAGGAAATACTGCCGTAGGTTTAGCTTTTGGAGGAAAGTTCTTAGGTACTGCCATTATTCTAGGGGTTTCAGCTTACACTAATACATCCATCTTGCACATGGCTTTATGGTTTTTAGTTGGTTACCTTTGTTTGCTAATGACATATTATATTTTTGATTGGGTTACACCTGGCTTAAAGCTTTCTGATCATTTACAAAAAGGAAATGTAGCTATTGGAGTATTATTAGCATTTGTATATCTAGGTATAGGCTTTGCAGTAAGCAGCCTGATTATTTAA
- the mreB gene encoding rod shape-determining protein MreB yields MFNKDIGIDLGTANVLIHVKGRGVVLNEPSVVAVQSETKKVIEVGEPARKMVGRTPGNIIAIRPLKDGVIADFEITEVMLKGFISRVGGRKWYSHPRILICAPTNITSVEQKAIREAAQRSGAKDVFLEEEPKAAAIGAGMDIFQPSGNMVVDIGGGTTDIAVLSMGDVVASSSLKVAGDKLDIAIMKYVKDKYKILIGERTAEDVKVKIGTLDPERSNDEMDIRGRDLVSGLPLTVTITAKEVKEALWDPVTSVVLSAKNVLEKTPPELAADIIDRGIILTGGGAMLHGLDILMAEELKVPVLIAEDPMGCVVKGTGIMLDNLDKMSKRKLG; encoded by the coding sequence ATGTTCAATAAAGATATCGGTATAGATCTAGGAACTGCAAATGTTCTCATTCATGTTAAGGGGCGTGGCGTTGTTTTAAATGAGCCTTCAGTTGTGGCTGTACAAAGTGAAACAAAAAAAGTGATTGAAGTGGGGGAGCCTGCCAGGAAAATGGTAGGTAGAACCCCAGGTAATATTATTGCCATCCGACCTTTAAAAGATGGTGTTATCGCTGATTTTGAAATTACAGAGGTTATGCTTAAAGGTTTCATTTCTAGAGTTGGAGGTAGAAAGTGGTATAGCCATCCTCGGATTTTGATTTGTGCACCAACCAACATTACTTCTGTTGAACAAAAAGCCATTCGAGAAGCAGCACAACGTAGCGGAGCTAAGGATGTTTTTCTTGAGGAAGAGCCTAAAGCAGCAGCTATTGGTGCTGGTATGGATATTTTCCAGCCTAGTGGAAACATGGTAGTGGATATTGGAGGAGGAACAACAGATATTGCCGTTTTGTCTATGGGAGATGTTGTTGCTTCTTCTTCTCTAAAAGTTGCAGGAGATAAACTGGATATTGCGATCATGAAGTATGTTAAGGATAAATATAAAATATTAATTGGGGAACGTACTGCGGAAGATGTGAAGGTGAAAATAGGCACCTTAGATCCTGAGCGAAGCAACGATGAGATGGATATTCGCGGTAGGGACTTAGTAAGTGGGCTGCCGCTAACGGTAACGATCACAGCAAAAGAAGTAAAGGAAGCCTTGTGGGATCCGGTTACATCGGTCGTACTCTCTGCAAAAAATGTTTTGGAAAAAACACCACCTGAATTGGCAGCGGACATTATTGATCGGGGTATTATTCTAACTGGTGGCGGTGCTATGCTTCATGGATTAGATATATTAATGGCAGAAGAGCTAAAAGTACCTGTATTAATTGCGGAAGACCCAATGGGGTGTGTAGTAAAAGGGACTGGAATTATGCTGGACAACCTTGACAAAATGTCAAAAAGAAAATTAGGATAA
- a CDS encoding flagellar hook-basal body protein yields MNKSMMNAMVSMQALQQKLNIQSHNVANINTTGYKKLEASFQDLLTTRVNQVNEFSLEGRKSSLGVQEGVGIRMSNPYLKTEQGTVTNTKISTDLAIQGDGFFEVGTLDGEDRLFTRNGSFQLVPSSNDLDELYLATSQGQFVKNSENEPISIPVNHDINIDDMGNVFAYNQSNPGEAPLELGQLKIVRVLSPQYLQPVGNSLYTLNEDRLTDPSLVQEIDLNENSDFTTNPDDKINIRILQGYLEQSNVNLSEEITEMMVTQRAFQLTSKAYSNAETMMKLAANLRS; encoded by the coding sequence ATGAATAAATCCATGATGAACGCCATGGTTTCCATGCAAGCTTTACAACAAAAACTAAATATTCAATCTCATAATGTCGCGAACATTAATACGACGGGATATAAGAAATTAGAAGCCTCCTTTCAAGACCTTTTAACAACAAGAGTAAATCAAGTGAATGAGTTTAGTTTAGAAGGTAGAAAGTCTTCCTTGGGTGTACAAGAGGGAGTAGGAATTAGAATGTCTAACCCATACCTCAAGACAGAACAGGGAACAGTGACCAATACAAAGATATCAACCGATTTGGCGATCCAAGGTGATGGTTTTTTTGAAGTTGGCACATTGGATGGCGAAGATCGTTTGTTTACTCGCAATGGTTCTTTCCAATTGGTACCTTCTTCAAATGATCTAGATGAACTATATTTAGCAACAAGTCAAGGGCAGTTCGTGAAGAATAGTGAAAATGAACCCATTTCCATTCCTGTTAATCATGACATTAACATCGATGATATGGGAAATGTTTTTGCATATAATCAGTCTAACCCTGGTGAAGCGCCTTTAGAGTTGGGGCAGTTAAAAATCGTTCGTGTTTTATCACCACAGTATTTACAGCCAGTGGGTAACAGTTTGTATACACTTAACGAGGACAGATTGACGGACCCTAGTTTAGTTCAGGAAATTGATTTAAACGAAAATAGCGATTTTACCACGAATCCTGATGATAAAATTAATATACGAATACTTCAAGGGTATTTGGAACAATCAAATGTAAACTTATCGGAAGAAATTACAGAAATGATGGTTACACAAAGGGCATTTCAGTTAACTTCCAAAGCATATAGTAATGCTGAGACAATGATGAAGCTAGCAGCAAATCTAAGATCTTAA
- a CDS encoding glutathionylspermidine synthase family protein — translation MKQLEELGFTWGDLDHYWIDQVVSIDQKMWDEIKFASQNLWTIFDKAARFTFGKRDLYALLSIPEVLWDGLDLLLPNEAEKLSRYARFDYSITEQGEIKLFELNADTPTGYVESSVVTPWICDQYELNSPNVTMKEQIRLVWEKEKPDYATCISYGEHLEDSGTIDMLVKHSGLDIKCIDTLELSVDEGVVKDRELNPVRSMFALYPKEWMAVDDGGEALAYSIESKNIEIFNSLHAIILQSKGLQAVIWGLHELDSDIFTKEEHECIEKYMLPTYNKPIFDGNYVSKSMFGREGGSVRLYDHHGTLETQDEEGYDTSVLFDRVYQKRIDLPKLEMHNGAFHLLTGVFMINGEPCGLLGRAGGLITGNSSHFIAMGVR, via the coding sequence ATGAAACAGCTTGAAGAATTAGGTTTTACATGGGGAGATCTTGACCATTATTGGATAGATCAAGTTGTTTCCATTGATCAAAAGATGTGGGATGAAATTAAATTTGCATCTCAAAACTTATGGACTATTTTTGATAAAGCTGCCCGCTTTACGTTTGGGAAAAGAGATTTATATGCCTTACTATCTATCCCTGAGGTATTATGGGATGGATTAGATTTGTTACTTCCTAACGAAGCTGAGAAATTAAGTAGGTATGCCCGATTTGACTATTCTATTACTGAGCAGGGTGAGATCAAATTATTTGAGCTTAATGCAGATACCCCAACTGGTTATGTCGAATCTTCAGTTGTTACTCCTTGGATTTGTGATCAATACGAATTAAATTCTCCAAATGTAACAATGAAGGAACAGATTCGTTTAGTCTGGGAAAAAGAGAAGCCAGATTACGCTACTTGTATCTCATATGGAGAACATTTAGAGGATTCAGGTACAATCGACATGCTTGTAAAGCATAGCGGCTTAGACATTAAATGCATTGATACATTAGAATTATCCGTTGATGAAGGTGTTGTGAAAGATAGAGAGCTCAATCCCGTTAGAAGTATGTTTGCCTTATATCCAAAAGAATGGATGGCAGTTGATGATGGTGGAGAAGCTTTAGCTTACTCCATTGAATCCAAAAACATAGAGATTTTTAATTCCTTGCATGCGATTATTCTTCAATCTAAAGGATTACAGGCTGTCATATGGGGACTTCATGAATTAGATTCAGATATTTTTACTAAAGAAGAACATGAATGTATAGAAAAATATATGCTACCAACGTATAACAAACCCATTTTTGATGGGAATTATGTGTCAAAATCTATGTTTGGACGTGAGGGTGGATCCGTTCGTTTATATGACCATCACGGTACACTAGAAACCCAAGATGAAGAAGGATACGATACTAGCGTTCTGTTTGACCGAGTATATCAAAAACGTATTGATTTACCAAAATTAGAGATGCATAATGGAGCATTTCATTTATTAACAGGTGTTTTTATGATCAACGGGGAACCATGTGGATTACTCGGTCGTGCAGGTGGATTAATCACAGGGAACTCAAGTCATTTTATTGCAATGGGGGTGAGATAA
- a CDS encoding DNA-directed RNA polymerase subunit beta codes for MDTNANATKTAKKKKKTSQKPAKTTLKILRFFLVPVLCIITLYVGVIIGYVILGGESASDVLDVQTWKHLISLIFADR; via the coding sequence ATGGATACAAATGCAAATGCAACGAAAACAGCTAAAAAAAAGAAAAAAACTTCACAAAAACCGGCAAAAACAACATTAAAAATTTTAAGGTTTTTTCTTGTTCCTGTTTTATGTATCATTACACTCTATGTCGGTGTTATAATCGGTTATGTTATACTTGGCGGTGAATCAGCTTCAGATGTTTTGGATGTCCAAACATGGAAACATTTAATTAGTTTGATTTTTGCAGATCGATAA
- a CDS encoding signal peptide protein, producing the protein MNRVLLFIIFGLILFGVLSFIGNLFDNGSQVFETNPVSSSSGTISEPETNTNTLPWDYRVEEGTVGDLIGGDMTVLPDNLLLPNDENYATGDKIWTLQFMNAQMDVLANGSNEVHLSSWKGIKSYKSLEEAEKDLQELKIQIKTEVDLVGVYKTEFEGQFRHFAILTLPTGHDIKQPIDEARYNRLKEKKTAEVYLEEIHSYTNYDLAMAKFRGWVE; encoded by the coding sequence TTGAATCGAGTATTACTATTTATAATTTTTGGATTGATTCTTTTTGGAGTGTTATCTTTTATTGGGAATTTATTTGATAATGGTTCACAAGTATTTGAGACCAACCCAGTTTCTAGCAGTTCTGGAACAATCTCAGAACCTGAAACCAATACAAACACTTTACCTTGGGACTATAGAGTGGAAGAAGGAACTGTAGGGGATTTAATCGGTGGAGATATGACCGTATTACCTGATAATTTACTATTACCTAACGATGAAAATTATGCTACAGGAGATAAAATATGGACCCTTCAATTCATGAATGCACAAATGGATGTTTTAGCAAATGGGAGTAATGAGGTTCATTTATCATCATGGAAAGGCATTAAATCATATAAATCGTTAGAAGAAGCTGAAAAAGATCTGCAGGAATTGAAAATTCAAATTAAAACAGAAGTCGATTTGGTTGGTGTATATAAAACTGAGTTTGAAGGACAGTTTAGACATTTCGCAATCCTTACTTTACCGACAGGTCACGATATTAAACAACCAATTGATGAGGCTAGATATAATAGGCTTAAAGAGAAAAAAACAGCAGAGGTTTATTTAGAAGAAATTCATAGTTATACGAATTATGACTTGGCTATGGCCAAATTCCGGGGGTGGGTAGAGTGA
- a CDS encoding flagellar hook-basal body protein: MIKGLYTATAGMLTQQKRHDTITNNVSNINTPGFKEAVPISRSFPEIYISMIQKGTSSEVGSLHSGVMIEETVNVFTPGQIIETNRAEDLMISSNLQPVDENGNPYTDENGELLEIQFDTFGKGITLDGEEVYQPEVFFTLWNADEEPRYIQNVKLFINDQKQLMTEEGFLFLGQDEQPITLFDDDLSLQQIQIQKNGQLLYNGEEVTDITGKPIALLFSKVNNPHHMAREGNGVYAITDEEKASVTILDGLEDQPIQVLQGFIEGSNVDAAQSMVDLTSAMRIYEANQQVIKMLDDTLSKTVNEIGRVQ, translated from the coding sequence ATGATTAAAGGACTATACACAGCAACCGCAGGCATGCTTACACAGCAGAAAAGACATGATACAATAACGAATAATGTATCTAATATAAATACACCAGGGTTTAAAGAAGCCGTACCGATCTCTCGTTCTTTTCCAGAGATTTATATTTCTATGATTCAAAAAGGCACATCGAGTGAAGTCGGCAGCTTACATTCTGGAGTCATGATCGAAGAAACGGTGAATGTATTTACACCTGGACAAATCATAGAAACGAACCGTGCTGAAGATTTAATGATAAGTTCAAACCTTCAACCTGTTGATGAAAATGGGAATCCATATACGGATGAGAATGGGGAATTATTAGAAATTCAGTTTGATACCTTTGGCAAAGGGATAACACTTGACGGGGAAGAAGTGTATCAGCCAGAAGTTTTCTTTACATTGTGGAACGCTGATGAGGAGCCGAGATACATACAGAATGTTAAGTTATTTATAAACGATCAAAAACAATTGATGACAGAAGAAGGTTTTCTTTTTTTAGGTCAGGATGAACAACCGATCACTTTATTCGACGATGATCTTTCTCTCCAGCAAATTCAAATACAAAAAAACGGTCAACTGTTATATAATGGGGAAGAGGTCACGGATATAACAGGGAAACCCATCGCTTTACTTTTTTCTAAAGTTAACAATCCACACCATATGGCTCGTGAGGGAAATGGTGTTTATGCAATTACAGATGAAGAGAAGGCTTCTGTTACAATCTTGGATGGTTTAGAAGATCAACCTATTCAAGTATTACAAGGATTTATTGAAGGATCTAATGTAGATGCAGCACAATCGATGGTTGATTTAACCAGTGCAATGAGAATATATGAAGCGAATCAGCAAGTGATTAAGATGTTAGACGACACGCTTAGTAAAACTGTAAACGAAATTGGACGAGTGCAGTAA